The following proteins are encoded in a genomic region of Rubrobacter xylanophilus DSM 9941:
- a CDS encoding glycosyltransferase family 4 protein produces the protein MRVAFVTVGDPGRRTGGHLYNRIVLCGLARRGFEVRWFVPCGASPEEQDAAAAGFGRSFDPSRFDAVLVDALARRLCGPHLARWRRARPVVVLVHELPSVAGSGGAGEERFEEALLGASLLVAVSGEVRDTLLRRGASAGRVRVVPPGYDRLGPAGAPERGAEGPVRVLCVGQWIPRKGILELVRAWRGLGEAGARLALVGETGADAGYAAAVRRAAEGDASIRVCGVLSDEGLRAAYAASDVFALLSRYEGYGMAYAEALAWGLPVVGCRAGPVPEVVGGAGLLVEPGDEGGAREALRALVRDAGLRRRLSLAARRRARALPSWGEAVEGLARALGEA, from the coding sequence TTGCGCGTCGCGTTCGTCACCGTCGGGGACCCGGGGCGCCGGACCGGGGGGCACCTGTACAACAGGATCGTGCTCTGTGGCCTGGCGCGAAGGGGGTTCGAGGTCCGCTGGTTCGTCCCCTGCGGGGCCTCGCCGGAGGAGCAGGACGCCGCGGCGGCGGGCTTCGGGCGCTCCTTCGACCCTTCGCGCTTCGACGCGGTGCTGGTGGACGCGCTGGCCCGGCGCCTCTGCGGCCCGCACCTCGCCCGCTGGCGGCGGGCGCGGCCGGTGGTCGTCCTGGTGCACGAGCTGCCCTCCGTCGCGGGCTCCGGCGGCGCCGGGGAGGAGCGCTTCGAGGAGGCCCTGCTCGGCGCGAGCCTGCTGGTCGCGGTGAGCGGCGAGGTCCGGGACACCCTCCTGCGGCGGGGGGCCTCCGCCGGGCGCGTCAGGGTCGTCCCCCCCGGCTACGACCGGCTCGGCCCCGCCGGGGCGCCGGAGAGAGGGGCGGAGGGTCCGGTGCGGGTGCTGTGCGTGGGGCAGTGGATCCCGCGCAAGGGCATCCTGGAGCTCGTCCGGGCCTGGCGCGGGCTCGGGGAGGCGGGCGCCCGGCTGGCGCTGGTGGGGGAGACGGGGGCGGACGCGGGGTACGCCGCCGCCGTGCGGCGGGCGGCGGAGGGGGACGCTTCCATCCGGGTCTGCGGGGTGCTGAGCGACGAGGGGCTCCGGGCGGCCTACGCCGCCTCGGACGTCTTCGCGCTCCTCTCCCGCTACGAGGGGTACGGCATGGCCTACGCCGAGGCACTCGCCTGGGGGCTTCCGGTGGTCGGGTGCCGGGCGGGGCCCGTGCCGGAGGTAGTCGGCGGGGCGGGGCTGCTGGTGGAGCCCGGGGACGAGGGCGGCGCCCGGGAGGCCCTCCGCGCGCTGGTGCGGGACGCCGGGCTCCGGCGCCGGCTGTCCCTGGCCGCCCGCCGCCGGGCGCGGGCGCTCCCCTCCTGGGGGGAGGCGGTGGAGGGCCTCGCGCGGGCGCTGGGGGAGGCCTAG
- a CDS encoding 6-pyruvoyl trahydropterin synthase family protein translates to MYEIRVAARFEAAHRLAGDFGPASRLHGHTYRLEAIVRGERLREDGTLYDIGALREAVDALASSLHYRNLDEVPGLAGKNTTAEAVASHCWESLAPGLRGRGLSSLAVRVWENPEVYAAREGPLG, encoded by the coding sequence ATGTACGAGATCCGCGTCGCCGCCCGCTTCGAGGCGGCCCACCGCCTCGCCGGGGACTTCGGCCCGGCGAGCCGCCTGCACGGTCACACCTACCGGCTGGAGGCGATCGTCCGGGGGGAGCGCCTGCGGGAGGACGGCACGCTCTACGACATCGGGGCGCTGCGGGAGGCGGTGGACGCTCTCGCCTCTTCGCTGCACTACCGGAACCTGGACGAGGTGCCGGGCCTCGCCGGGAAGAACACGACGGCGGAGGCGGTGGCCTCCCACTGCTGGGAGAGCCTCGCGCCGGGCCTGCGGGGGCGGGGCCTGTCGTCCCTGGCCGTCAGGGTCTGGGAGAACCCCGAGGTCTACGCCGCCCGCGAGGGGCCGCTGGGGTAG
- a CDS encoding zinc-dependent alcohol dehydrogenase, which translates to MPPPPEARAVWFPAPRRAELRGERLSPPGPEEVLVRTVASAISPGTEMLVYRGEAPPDLPLDLPTLAGSYALPAKYGYAAVGRVERTGERVRELSPGDAVFVHHPHQDLFTVPARLAVRLPAEVPPERGAFFANLETALGVAHDANLRLGECAAVFGCGVVGLLVLRLLGLCGAGCVVAVDPLERRRRFALRLGASSAVEPGEAAGAVREASGGRGADVVVEASGSAAALREALGCVCREGTVVVASWYGTKPAVLDLGGHFHRGRVRLRSSQVGGIAPELSARWDRARRGRAVLDLLRHLPLEEMVTHRVPFGRAPEAYRLVDERPDETLQVILAYPQGGG; encoded by the coding sequence ATGCCCCCTCCTCCTGAGGCCCGCGCCGTCTGGTTCCCCGCGCCCCGGCGCGCCGAGCTCCGGGGCGAGAGGCTGTCGCCGCCCGGCCCGGAGGAGGTGCTGGTCCGGACCGTCGCCTCGGCCATAAGCCCCGGGACCGAGATGCTCGTCTACCGCGGCGAGGCCCCTCCCGACCTCCCGCTCGACCTCCCCACCCTCGCCGGCAGCTACGCCCTCCCCGCCAAGTACGGCTACGCCGCCGTGGGCCGGGTCGAGCGGACCGGGGAGCGGGTGCGGGAGCTCTCCCCCGGCGACGCCGTCTTCGTCCACCACCCGCACCAGGACCTCTTCACCGTCCCCGCGCGCCTCGCCGTCCGGCTCCCCGCGGAGGTTCCCCCCGAGCGGGGCGCCTTCTTTGCCAACCTGGAGACCGCGCTCGGCGTCGCCCACGACGCCAACCTGCGGCTGGGGGAGTGCGCCGCCGTCTTCGGCTGCGGCGTCGTGGGGCTGCTGGTGCTCCGGCTGCTCGGGCTCTGCGGGGCGGGCTGCGTCGTGGCGGTGGACCCGCTGGAGCGGCGCCGGCGGTTCGCCCTGCGCCTCGGGGCCTCGAGCGCCGTGGAGCCCGGGGAGGCCGCCGGCGCGGTGAGGGAGGCCAGCGGGGGGAGGGGCGCCGACGTGGTCGTGGAGGCCAGCGGCTCGGCGGCGGCGCTGCGGGAGGCCCTCGGGTGCGTCTGCCGGGAGGGGACGGTGGTCGTCGCCTCCTGGTATGGGACGAAGCCCGCCGTTCTGGACCTCGGGGGGCACTTCCACCGGGGCCGGGTGCGCCTCCGCTCCTCCCAGGTGGGCGGCATCGCCCCGGAGCTCTCGGCCCGCTGGGACAGGGCAAGGCGCGGGAGGGCCGTGCTGGACCTCCTGCGGCATCTGCCCCTGGAGGAGATGGTCACCCACCGGGTGCCCTTCGGGCGCGCCCCGGAGGCCTACCGGCTCGTGGACGAGCGGCCGGACGAGACGCTGCAGGTGATCCTCGCCTACCCGCAGGGAGGAGGCTGA
- a CDS encoding RibD family protein — MGEEPNHLPTVTLSYAQTLDGRLATAAGSSQWISCESSLARAHALRAGHDAVMVGVGTVCRDDPRLTVRLVPGENPLRVVVDSTLRTPPSAAVLSDGGAGRTVLAVTERASRERCARAERLGARVLRLPEDGEGRVELAALLAALWESGVRSVMVEGGASLITSFLRERLADRLAVCVAPKLLGRGIEAVGELGIRDLGGALRLEETSVTLCGTDILVDGRIRYPDAPSS, encoded by the coding sequence ATGGGAGAGGAGCCGAACCACCTGCCGACGGTGACCCTCAGCTACGCCCAGACCCTCGACGGCCGGCTGGCCACCGCCGCGGGCAGCTCGCAGTGGATCAGCTGCGAAAGCTCGCTCGCCCGCGCCCACGCGTTGCGCGCCGGGCACGACGCGGTGATGGTGGGGGTCGGCACCGTCTGCAGGGACGACCCGCGGCTGACGGTGCGGCTGGTGCCCGGGGAGAACCCCCTCCGGGTGGTGGTGGACAGCACCCTGAGGACGCCGCCCTCCGCCGCGGTGCTCTCCGACGGGGGGGCGGGGCGCACGGTGCTGGCGGTCACGGAGCGGGCGTCGCGGGAGAGGTGCGCCCGGGCCGAGCGGCTCGGGGCGCGCGTGCTGCGGCTGCCGGAGGACGGGGAGGGGCGGGTGGAGCTGGCGGCGCTGCTCGCCGCCCTTTGGGAGAGCGGGGTCCGCTCGGTGATGGTCGAGGGCGGGGCCTCGCTCATCACCTCCTTTCTGCGGGAGCGCCTCGCCGACCGGCTGGCGGTCTGCGTGGCGCCGAAGCTTCTGGGGCGCGGGATAGAGGCGGTGGGCGAGCTCGGGATCCGCGACCTCGGCGGCGCCCTGCGCCTGGAGGAGACCTCGGTCACCCTCTGCGGGACGGACATCCTCGTGGACGGCAGGATCCGCTACCCCGATGCCCCCTCCTCCTGA
- the folB gene encoding dihydroneopterin aldolase gives MNRNTEEDRILLEGMTFFGRHGTLEAERELGQPFVVDVEMRLDLRPAGLSDDLSKTVDYSAVHRLARRIVEGEPVGLTETVAERIAAKVLEEHPAVEAVRVKVRKPHVRLEGTVLAGSAVEIVRRR, from the coding sequence ATGAACCGGAACACAGAGGAAGACCGGATCCTCCTGGAAGGCATGACCTTCTTTGGCCGCCACGGCACCCTCGAGGCCGAGCGGGAGCTGGGCCAGCCCTTCGTGGTGGACGTGGAGATGAGGCTGGACCTGCGCCCGGCCGGACTTTCGGACGACCTCTCCAAGACCGTGGACTACTCGGCGGTGCACCGGCTGGCCCGCCGGATCGTGGAGGGAGAGCCGGTGGGCCTGACCGAGACGGTCGCGGAGAGGATCGCCGCGAAGGTGCTGGAGGAGCACCCCGCGGTCGAGGCGGTGCGGGTGAAGGTCAGGAAGCCGCACGTGCGGCTGGAGGGCACGGTGCTCGCCGGTTCGGCGGTGGAGATCGTGCGCCGCCGCTAG
- a CDS encoding 1-acyl-sn-glycerol-3-phosphate acyltransferase: protein MRSAAFQPPDGPRTPGRRPPSIPASEPARLERLVGICAADLVEAFGAGPELSGRRALERLARPLVRGTARRVALYDEIVGSCGLRAGGAWALEQMAQSFETSGAEGLPEDGPLLVVSNHPGLADAVALFASIPRRDLKVVAARRPFLDALPNTARHLVVVPEGGGGVGPVREAARHLRAGGALLTFPAGKIEPDPALFPEEALALEGWSESVALLARLVPGLVVVPAVVSGVLSRAALRNPLVLVRRREEDRRWLAAALQMLAPPLRRVRTRVDFGRPLPARGFATEKALSEVRRMIAARNP, encoded by the coding sequence GTGCGCTCCGCCGCCTTCCAGCCTCCGGACGGCCCCCGGACGCCGGGACGGAGGCCCCCTTCCATCCCGGCGAGCGAGCCGGCGCGCCTGGAGAGGCTGGTCGGCATCTGCGCGGCGGATTTGGTCGAGGCCTTCGGCGCGGGGCCGGAGCTTTCGGGCCGGCGGGCGCTCGAGCGCCTGGCGAGGCCGCTGGTGCGGGGGACGGCCCGCAGGGTGGCCCTCTACGACGAGATCGTGGGGAGTTGCGGGCTGCGGGCCGGCGGCGCTTGGGCGCTGGAGCAGATGGCCCAAAGCTTCGAGACCTCGGGCGCGGAGGGCCTCCCGGAGGATGGCCCGCTGCTGGTGGTCTCCAACCACCCCGGCCTCGCCGACGCGGTGGCCCTGTTCGCCTCCATCCCGCGGCGGGACCTGAAGGTGGTGGCGGCCCGGCGGCCGTTCCTCGACGCCCTGCCGAACACCGCGAGGCACCTCGTCGTGGTCCCCGAGGGGGGCGGGGGGGTGGGCCCCGTCCGGGAGGCCGCCCGCCACCTGCGCGCGGGCGGAGCGCTGCTGACCTTCCCGGCGGGGAAGATAGAGCCGGACCCCGCCCTGTTCCCGGAGGAGGCCCTCGCGCTGGAGGGCTGGTCGGAGAGCGTAGCGCTCCTCGCCCGCCTGGTCCCCGGCCTGGTGGTGGTCCCGGCGGTGGTGAGCGGCGTGCTCTCCCGCGCGGCCCTGAGAAACCCCCTGGTGCTGGTGCGGCGCAGGGAGGAGGATCGCCGGTGGCTCGCCGCCGCGCTGCAGATGCTCGCGCCGCCGCTGCGGAGGGTGAGGACGCGGGTGGACTTCGGGCGGCCGCTTCCGGCGCGGGGTTTCGCGACGGAGAAGGCGCTCTCCGAGGTCCGACGGATGATCGCGGCCCGGAACCCCTAG
- a CDS encoding glycine betaine ABC transporter substrate-binding protein codes for MRAWARLLLVACAALLLAAGCGAPSQVSARSQDDRIDIAYTGWPEDAAIAGLTQALLEDLGYRVELHRVSGQRRAIDGVASGRYDVFHDVWVPVHEELLSRAGEGRDNPLDGRLDEVDLLNSWLVGVTRSGLAAPSYMEINRVGEIEGSGAERALVLAPGASALGPPPRRALSRWGLEVEEYGSAAAMLEEVDRLYRRREPFVFLAWAPHWMNREYEFSYLEDPEYALGSLTLPAEIRIITRRGMEERQPLAYALIDTIVLTQSQVEDVQLAIRRAGSPEAGARRWLAANQDLRSAWLRNAGMQAAGS; via the coding sequence ATGCGGGCCTGGGCCAGGCTCCTCCTGGTCGCCTGCGCGGCCCTGCTGCTCGCGGCGGGCTGCGGCGCCCCCTCCCAGGTGTCCGCCCGCTCCCAGGACGACCGGATAGATATCGCCTACACCGGCTGGCCGGAGGACGCGGCCATCGCGGGCCTCACCCAGGCCCTGCTCGAGGACCTCGGCTACCGGGTCGAGCTGCACAGGGTGAGCGGGCAGCGGCGGGCCATCGACGGTGTGGCCTCCGGCCGCTACGACGTCTTCCACGACGTGTGGGTGCCGGTGCACGAGGAGCTGCTCAGCCGGGCCGGAGAGGGCCGCGACAACCCGCTCGACGGCAGGCTCGACGAGGTGGACCTCCTGAACTCCTGGCTGGTGGGGGTGACGCGCTCCGGCCTGGCGGCGCCCTCCTACATGGAGATAAACCGGGTGGGCGAGATAGAGGGCTCCGGGGCGGAGCGGGCGCTGGTTCTGGCCCCCGGCGCCTCCGCCCTCGGCCCGCCGCCGCGGCGGGCGCTCTCCCGCTGGGGCCTGGAGGTGGAGGAGTACGGGTCCGCCGCCGCCATGCTCGAGGAGGTCGACCGGCTCTACCGCCGGAGGGAGCCGTTCGTGTTTTTGGCCTGGGCGCCGCACTGGATGAACCGGGAGTACGAGTTCTCCTACCTCGAGGACCCCGAGTACGCCCTGGGCAGCCTCACCCTCCCGGCCGAGATCCGGATCATCACCCGCCGCGGCATGGAGGAGCGGCAGCCGCTGGCCTACGCCCTCATAGACACCATCGTGCTCACCCAGTCGCAGGTGGAGGACGTCCAGCTGGCCATCCGGCGGGCCGGAAGCCCCGAGGCGGGCGCCCGGAGGTGGCTGGCGGCGAACCAGGATCTGCGCTCCGCCTGGCTGCGCAACGCCGGCATGCAGGCCGCGGGCTCCTAG
- a CDS encoding glycine betaine ABC transporter substrate-binding protein yields MRRVSRRRFLLGLGAAAALLSGGCSSLAAGRTLTLGYIAWDENVANSALVKVLAEERLGYDKVELRLSGVEEVFRSVASGRVDAFLDVWLPNHRRLLRTAGRGAILLERPWYEGQTEYGIAVPDYMRDVRSIADLDRSGARVITGIEPDAVLMRRIRTHVIPAYDLDLKLAGASTPAMLDALERAYRSREPFVFLAWSPHWMNEVYDFHYLEDPKDAQGDIVDGSTLHSLLSPDLEDRHPAARALIGNMRLTKEQINSLELRILEEGDPRRGVEAWLENNEEAVRPWVEAAKRAGGA; encoded by the coding sequence GTGAGGAGGGTCAGCCGCCGGCGTTTCCTTCTGGGGCTGGGAGCTGCAGCCGCCCTGCTCTCGGGCGGCTGCAGCTCTCTCGCCGCCGGCCGGACGCTCACGCTCGGCTACATCGCGTGGGACGAGAACGTGGCCAACTCCGCGCTCGTGAAGGTGCTCGCCGAGGAGCGGCTGGGCTACGACAAGGTGGAGCTGCGGCTCTCCGGGGTGGAGGAGGTCTTCCGGAGCGTGGCCTCCGGCAGGGTCGACGCCTTTCTCGACGTCTGGCTTCCCAACCACCGCCGCCTCCTCCGGACGGCGGGGAGGGGGGCCATCCTCCTCGAGCGCCCCTGGTACGAGGGCCAGACCGAGTACGGCATCGCCGTGCCGGACTACATGCGGGACGTGAGGAGTATCGCCGACCTCGACCGCTCCGGCGCGCGGGTCATCACCGGGATAGAGCCCGACGCGGTGCTGATGCGCCGGATCAGGACGCACGTGATCCCGGCCTACGACCTGGACTTGAAGCTGGCCGGGGCGAGCACCCCCGCGATGCTCGACGCCCTGGAGCGGGCCTACCGGAGCCGGGAGCCGTTCGTGTTTTTGGCCTGGTCGCCGCACTGGATGAACGAGGTCTACGACTTCCACTACCTCGAGGACCCCAAGGACGCGCAGGGGGACATCGTGGACGGCTCCACCCTCCACTCGCTGCTGAGCCCGGACCTCGAGGACCGGCACCCGGCGGCCCGGGCCCTGATCGGCAACATGCGGCTCACCAAGGAGCAGATAAACTCCCTCGAGCTGCGCATCCTGGAGGAGGGCGACCCCCGGCGGGGGGTGGAGGCCTGGCTGGAGAACAACGAAGAGGCCGTCCGGCCCTGGGTGGAGGCCGCAAAGCGGGCCGGAGGCGCTTAA
- a CDS encoding glycine betaine ABC transporter substrate-binding protein, with protein MRRIHRTLFAVLFAAAAALAAAGCAGGGGGSASGGELTLGTIGWTENVAVSNLTKVLLEEELGYEKVELQTLDLGPLFKGVATGDLDAFQDVWLPNNRNYLNEVEEDVELLKPWYKGETKYGIAALDYMNIDSLTELERAGTNEIVGIEPGASFHPQIRNVVFKEYGLENFKLVESSTAAMLAAVEEASSNKEPILFLAWSPHWMNEVYDIVYLKDPKDAQGKFNDSSRITTVVNEDLSDEEPVAYAFLKAVSLNEEQLNSLELEIKRAGQDEPVKGVKNWLEKNRDVVRPWVQAAKEARQ; from the coding sequence GTGAGAAGGATTCACAGGACGCTCTTTGCGGTGCTCTTCGCGGCGGCCGCGGCGCTGGCGGCGGCGGGCTGCGCGGGGGGAGGGGGCGGCTCCGCCTCCGGCGGGGAGCTCACGCTAGGGACCATAGGCTGGACGGAGAACGTGGCCGTCTCCAACCTGACCAAGGTGTTGCTGGAGGAGGAGCTCGGCTACGAGAAGGTGGAGCTGCAGACGCTCGACCTGGGCCCGCTGTTCAAGGGGGTCGCCACCGGGGATCTCGACGCCTTCCAGGACGTCTGGCTCCCCAACAACCGCAACTACCTCAACGAGGTGGAGGAGGACGTCGAGCTGCTCAAGCCCTGGTACAAGGGCGAGACCAAGTACGGCATCGCCGCGCTCGACTACATGAACATAGACAGCCTCACCGAGCTGGAGCGGGCGGGGACCAACGAGATCGTCGGGATAGAGCCCGGGGCCTCCTTCCACCCGCAGATCCGCAACGTGGTCTTCAAGGAGTACGGCCTGGAGAACTTCAAGCTGGTGGAGTCCAGCACGGCCGCGATGCTGGCGGCGGTCGAGGAGGCCTCGAGCAACAAGGAGCCCATCCTGTTTCTGGCCTGGTCGCCGCACTGGATGAACGAGGTCTACGACATCGTCTACCTCAAGGACCCCAAGGACGCGCAGGGCAAGTTCAACGACTCCTCCAGGATCACCACGGTCGTCAACGAGGACCTCTCGGATGAGGAGCCGGTGGCCTACGCCTTCCTCAAGGCCGTCTCGCTCAACGAGGAGCAGCTCAACTCGCTGGAGCTGGAGATCAAGCGCGCCGGCCAGGACGAGCCGGTGAAGGGGGTCAAGAACTGGCTGGAGAAGAACCGGGACGTGGTGCGGCCCTGGGTGCAGGCCGCGAAGGAGGCCCGGCAGTAG
- a CDS encoding ABC transporter permease has translation MLGFLLQQVPEIPLEGWVESFVDFITSETFEGFFDALEGFLNLLVDVLEAGLTFLPPLVMVAVFAGLAWLVSSWRIALLTAAGLLLLQGLRLWEDAMLTLALVIAATAVALVVGIPLGIVAAKSRGVETVLRPVLDFMQTMPAFVYLVPAIVLLGLGAAPALVAVVIFAMPPAVRLTMLGLQQVSKETVEAASAFGATGWQTLRKVELPLAMPTIMAGVNQVIMLSLSMVVIAALIGAGGLGEEVYQGLSQLDVGKSFKGGLGIVIIAILLDRITRNIRGGGAQKAGSGIKTA, from the coding sequence GTGCTGGGCTTTCTTCTGCAGCAGGTACCGGAGATACCGCTCGAGGGCTGGGTTGAGTCCTTTGTGGACTTCATCACCTCCGAGACCTTCGAGGGCTTCTTCGACGCGCTGGAGGGCTTTCTCAACCTCCTGGTGGACGTTCTGGAGGCGGGGCTCACCTTTCTGCCGCCGCTGGTGATGGTCGCCGTCTTTGCTGGCCTGGCCTGGCTGGTCTCCAGCTGGCGAATTGCTCTGCTCACGGCGGCGGGGCTTCTGCTCCTGCAGGGGCTCAGGCTCTGGGAGGACGCGATGCTCACGCTGGCGCTGGTCATCGCGGCCACGGCGGTGGCGCTTGTGGTGGGCATCCCGCTGGGCATAGTTGCGGCCAAGTCCAGGGGCGTCGAGACGGTGCTGCGCCCCGTTCTGGACTTCATGCAGACCATGCCCGCCTTTGTGTATTTGGTGCCGGCCATCGTGCTGCTCGGGCTTGGGGCCGCTCCTGCTCTGGTTGCGGTCGTCATCTTTGCGATGCCGCCGGCGGTGCGGCTGACCATGCTCGGGCTGCAGCAGGTCTCGAAGGAGACGGTTGAGGCGGCGAGCGCCTTTGGGGCCACGGGCTGGCAGACGCTGAGGAAGGTGGAGCTGCCCCTTGCGATGCCCACGATCATGGCGGGGGTGAACCAGGTGATCATGCTCTCGCTCTCCATGGTGGTTATAGCGGCGCTCATCGGGGCCGGGGGGCTCGGAGAGGAGGTCTACCAGGGGCTCTCGCAGCTCGATGTGGGCAAGAGCTTCAAGGGAGGGCTCGGCATCGTGATCATCGCCATCCTCCTCGACAGGATCACGCGGAACATAAGAGGCGGAGGGGCGCAGAAGGCGGGCTCCGGGATAAAGACCGCCTGA
- a CDS encoding quaternary amine ABC transporter ATP-binding protein: MRDHTAAASGDAVIRARGLSKVFGRQGRRALELRRSGRSKAEVEKQTGSTIGVFEASFEVCRGEIFVIIGLSGSGKSTLLRLINRLIEPTEGEVYVEGEPISRMPAGRVREIRRKKMGMVFQHFGLLPNRSVLENITFGLEIQGVCAQERLRRGEEALEMVGLEGQGAKRIGELSGGMKQRVGLARALATGQEILLMDEPFSALDPLIRRDMQNLFLDIQGEIRRTVVFVTHDLDEALRLGHRVAIMRDGEIVQVGNPEEILTSPADEYVERFIEDVDYAKVRSAEAVMVDPKEVAYEAEGPRVVLRRMKRAGMSSIFVVDAERRPVGLCEAEEVARLLESGERSLSGAIDRSVPSVRPDTPLREVLPLFVERKLPVAVVGERGRLEGIVVRGALIAGLTTGAENRDDEAEPQRADGALRERE; this comes from the coding sequence GTGAGGGATCATACGGCCGCGGCTTCCGGGGATGCCGTCATACGGGCTCGGGGGCTCTCCAAGGTCTTTGGCAGGCAGGGGCGGAGGGCGCTCGAGCTGCGGCGCTCGGGCAGGAGCAAGGCGGAGGTCGAGAAGCAGACCGGCTCGACCATCGGGGTCTTTGAGGCCTCCTTTGAGGTGTGCCGGGGGGAGATCTTCGTGATCATAGGGCTTTCGGGCAGCGGCAAGTCTACGCTGCTCAGGCTCATAAACCGCCTCATCGAGCCCACCGAGGGGGAGGTATATGTGGAGGGGGAGCCCATCTCCAGGATGCCCGCAGGGCGGGTGCGCGAGATCCGGCGCAAGAAGATGGGCATGGTCTTTCAGCACTTTGGGCTTCTGCCCAACCGCAGCGTGCTAGAGAACATAACCTTTGGGCTTGAGATCCAGGGGGTCTGTGCGCAGGAGCGGCTGCGGCGGGGTGAGGAGGCGCTTGAGATGGTGGGGCTTGAGGGGCAGGGGGCCAAGCGGATCGGCGAGCTCTCTGGAGGGATGAAGCAGCGGGTGGGGCTTGCGCGGGCCCTTGCCACGGGGCAGGAGATCCTTCTGATGGACGAGCCCTTCTCGGCGCTCGACCCGCTCATAAGGCGGGACATGCAGAACCTGTTTCTGGACATCCAGGGGGAGATCAGGCGCACGGTGGTCTTCGTGACCCACGACCTGGACGAGGCGCTCAGGCTTGGGCACCGGGTGGCGATCATGCGCGACGGCGAGATAGTGCAGGTGGGCAACCCCGAGGAGATCCTCACTTCCCCTGCGGACGAGTACGTCGAGCGCTTTATAGAGGATGTGGACTACGCCAAGGTGAGGAGTGCCGAGGCGGTGATGGTGGACCCCAAGGAGGTGGCCTACGAGGCGGAGGGGCCGCGGGTGGTGCTGCGGCGGATGAAGCGGGCTGGGATGTCGAGCATCTTTGTGGTTGACGCAGAGCGGCGGCCGGTGGGTCTCTGTGAGGCGGAGGAGGTGGCGCGGCTTTTGGAGAGCGGGGAGCGCTCTCTGTCTGGGGCCATAGACCGCTCGGTGCCCAGCGTGCGGCCGGACACGCCGCTGCGGGAGGTGCTGCCTTTGTTCGTGGAGCGCAAGCTGCCCGTTGCGGTCGTCGGCGAGCGGGGGCGCCTCGAGGGCATCGTGGTGCGCGGCGCGCTCATCGCCGGGCTGACCACCGGCGCGGAGAACCGGGACGACGAGGCGGAGCCGCAGAGGGCCGACGGGGCCCTGCGGGAGAGGGAGTAG